From a single Acidimicrobiia bacterium genomic region:
- a CDS encoding RluA family pseudouridine synthase, whose protein sequence is MSEEKLVFSIPDDIETMRIDKAIALETHLSRAQIAELFKENKILLNSKNSKRSEKVKPGDKISLEFIPKIDVKIQAEDISFDVVYEDEYLLVVNKEPYMVVHPGAGNLDGTLANALLHRYPEIIDVGQEFRPGIVHRLDAETSGLLVIAKTQDCYEKFVELFTTHEVDRRYVALIWGRLNTKFGIIDAPIGRSLSRATKMSVRDDGKFARTHYSENKYFEIQDVTLMDVSLETGRTHQIRVHFAAIGHPIVGDKTYGGYRQSIDCPRTFLHAETLSFVHPITTQELTFTAKLPDDLALVLEELQNKD, encoded by the coding sequence ATGTCCGAAGAGAAGTTAGTGTTTTCAATACCTGATGATATTGAAACTATGCGAATCGATAAAGCAATAGCATTAGAAACCCATTTATCACGTGCTCAAATAGCTGAATTATTTAAAGAAAATAAGATATTATTAAATTCTAAAAATTCGAAGCGTTCCGAAAAAGTAAAACCTGGAGATAAAATATCTTTAGAATTTATACCAAAAATTGATGTAAAGATACAAGCAGAGGATATATCTTTTGACGTAGTATATGAAGATGAATATCTATTAGTTGTAAATAAAGAACCATATATGGTTGTACATCCAGGGGCTGGTAATTTAGATGGCACTCTAGCAAATGCTTTATTACACCGCTATCCAGAAATAATAGACGTTGGACAGGAATTTAGGCCAGGTATAGTTCATCGTTTAGATGCTGAAACTTCGGGTTTGCTAGTTATTGCTAAAACTCAAGATTGTTATGAAAAGTTCGTAGAATTATTTACCACTCATGAAGTAGATAGAAGGTATGTCGCATTAATTTGGGGTCGTCTAAATACGAAATTTGGAATTATCGATGCACCAATTGGCCGTTCTTTATCTCGAGCAACAAAAATGTCTGTTAGAGATGATGGAAAATTTGCTAGAACACATTATAGTGAAAATAAATATTTTGAGATACAAGACGTTACACTTATGGATGTGTCACTAGAAACGGGTCGTACACATCAAATCCGTGTTCATTTTGCAGCAATTGGACATCCTATAGTTGGGGATAAAACCTATGGTGGTTATCGACAAAGTATAGATTGCCCAAGAACCTTTCTTCATGCCGAAACTCTTAGTTTTGTTCATCCAATAACTACTCAAGAGCTGACTTTTACTGCTAAATTACCTGATGATCTTGCTTTAGTTTTAGAAGAATTACAAAACAAAGACTAG
- a CDS encoding YggT family protein, producing the protein MIYYVIQFLNVLEILLFIYFILSWFPLQSGGPIHQIWTVLDRIFGPILAKIRSKIPRTGMIDLSGIILIFSIIILQTILQAYV; encoded by the coding sequence ATGATTTATTATGTTATCCAGTTTCTAAATGTCTTAGAAATCTTACTTTTTATTTACTTTATACTGAGTTGGTTTCCACTTCAAAGCGGTGGACCCATACATCAAATATGGACAGTACTAGACCGGATTTTTGGCCCAATATTAGCTAAAATCAGAAGTAAAATCCCCAGGACAGGAATGATCGATCTCTCTGGAATCATACTTATTTTTAGTATAATAATTTTGCAAACAATACTGCAAGCGTATGTTTAA
- a CDS encoding signal peptidase II: MFTKYHKSFFIIIIIGVLCDQILKNIALDKLIDSPRFFGKSRLGFELAFNSGSAFSLFENSTIIITVISMLVVTFLIFYYPKCQSRAMFLAVNLVITGAFGNIIDRFVRSPYYGRGRVVDFIAILRWPTFNLADTFVSIGVLIAIISLFLESKRIPESSNDNEQNRGLN, translated from the coding sequence ATGTTTACAAAATATCATAAATCTTTTTTTATAATAATTATTATTGGTGTTTTGTGTGATCAAATATTAAAAAACATTGCATTAGATAAATTAATAGATAGTCCACGTTTTTTTGGAAAATCTAGACTCGGATTTGAGTTGGCATTTAATTCAGGGAGTGCATTCTCACTGTTCGAAAACTCAACAATCATTATTACTGTAATCTCAATGTTGGTAGTAACATTTCTTATTTTTTATTATCCAAAATGTCAATCTAGGGCTATGTTTTTGGCAGTTAACTTAGTTATTACTGGTGCCTTTGGAAATATAATCGATAGGTTTGTTAGGTCACCTTATTATGGCAGAGGCAGGGTAGTTGATTTTATTGCTATCTTGAGATGGCCAACATTTAATCTTGCTGATACATTTGTTAGCATCGGAGTACTAATCGCTATTATTTCTTTATTTTTAGAATCAAAACGTATTCCTGAATCATCTAATGATAACGAACAAAATCGAGGTCTTAACTAG
- a CDS encoding cell division protein SepF: MWRKAMVALGLQDDEDDAEFMGFDNDYDDVTDHNTRSQRSTPTRPMREQPAMPTRPSSSSLKNKQTHDEPSVRTIANSEPARPSSIRTMPMTAPASASVHVCEPKSFNDAQEIGERLKLNRPVIMNISGLPRELQRRLIDFASGLAFALDGSMSRVDEHVFLLSPSSGEVSLSEAQYSKNSQYQ; encoded by the coding sequence ATGTGGCGAAAAGCAATGGTGGCATTAGGTCTACAGGACGATGAAGACGACGCAGAATTTATGGGATTTGATAACGATTACGATGATGTAACAGATCATAATACGCGTTCACAACGAAGCACTCCAACTCGACCAATGCGTGAGCAACCGGCGATGCCAACAAGACCTAGCTCTTCAAGTTTAAAAAATAAACAAACACATGATGAACCATCAGTTCGAACAATTGCAAACAGTGAACCAGCTCGTCCTTCATCTATCAGAACAATGCCAATGACTGCTCCTGCGTCAGCTTCTGTTCATGTATGTGAGCCTAAAAGTTTTAATGATGCGCAGGAGATTGGCGAGCGCTTAAAATTAAATCGTCCAGTAATTATGAATATCTCTGGATTGCCAAGAGAATTGCAACGACGTCTAATTGACTTTGCTTCAGGCTTAGCATTTGCATTAGATGGCTCAATGTCACGTGTTGACGAACACGTTTTTCTTTTGAGTCCATCAAGTGGCGAGGTATCGCTTAGCGAAGCGCAATATTCTAAAAATAGTCAGTATCAATAA
- a CDS encoding DivIVA domain-containing protein: MKISPRELREAQIPTKAFGFDRDVVDALLERAADTVEGLIEENRQLFEALERAQNTNTGTPIVQNAEQQPVFDVVEPAQSFDEAITGEPIQAETQSTQVDSALVAANEMSAQIAQKEDLINRTLVLAQKTADETLRTAKEEADELMLKTQASAKELVDQATAEAEHLTGSAREEADLALTLAKDQAQQMVSSARTEATEIVEKAQIQANEMYEAETDKFVDLVERLSTEREQLVSDIELLQNFDSEHRAKLTSIVEEDLTKLKSRETFSFDELPDIPDMPKILEASKNLTVPVGEIVAHSELPKDESDDTVVVEDVIDVEENEIADIELEDMSDSPNSDSTSVVEPAGGASADPFADFVNSQIDTSNITEENTGDEEDIDVVAPAGNSDHEQSDNVSFQPNLSDDKKNKEPIDDDDFFASLREAVNDESPLGESSDKEGNSNGIFKNFFDK; encoded by the coding sequence ATGAAGATCTCTCCTCGTGAGCTACGTGAAGCTCAAATACCAACTAAAGCATTCGGTTTCGATCGGGATGTCGTCGACGCATTATTAGAACGAGCAGCAGATACTGTCGAAGGACTAATAGAAGAAAATAGACAACTTTTTGAAGCATTAGAACGCGCACAAAATACAAATACAGGTACTCCAATTGTACAAAACGCAGAACAACAGCCAGTATTCGATGTTGTAGAGCCTGCCCAATCATTTGATGAAGCAATAACTGGTGAACCTATACAAGCGGAAACTCAAAGCACACAAGTTGATTCTGCACTAGTAGCGGCAAATGAGATGTCAGCTCAGATTGCTCAAAAAGAAGACCTTATTAATAGGACATTGGTTTTAGCTCAAAAAACAGCTGATGAAACTTTGCGCACGGCTAAAGAAGAAGCAGACGAATTAATGTTAAAGACGCAAGCTTCTGCAAAAGAATTAGTAGATCAGGCAACAGCTGAGGCTGAACATTTAACAGGGTCAGCTAGAGAAGAAGCAGATTTAGCACTTACACTTGCAAAAGATCAAGCACAACAGATGGTTTCTTCGGCTAGAACTGAAGCAACAGAAATTGTTGAAAAAGCTCAAATTCAGGCTAATGAAATGTATGAAGCTGAGACTGATAAGTTTGTCGATCTAGTAGAGCGTTTGAGTACTGAACGAGAACAACTGGTTTCTGATATTGAATTGCTACAAAACTTTGATTCTGAACATAGAGCAAAATTAACCTCCATTGTAGAAGAGGATTTGACTAAACTTAAATCTAGGGAAACTTTTAGTTTTGATGAATTGCCTGACATCCCTGATATGCCAAAGATTCTAGAAGCATCAAAAAATTTGACTGTACCTGTTGGCGAGATAGTCGCACATTCTGAACTTCCTAAAGATGAATCTGATGATACGGTAGTTGTTGAAGATGTTATTGATGTAGAGGAAAATGAAATCGCAGATATCGAATTGGAGGATATGTCGGATTCTCCTAATTCTGATAGTACTTCAGTCGTTGAACCAGCTGGAGGTGCTAGTGCTGATCCTTTTGCAGATTTCGTTAATTCCCAGATTGATACATCAAATATTACTGAAGAAAATACTGGAGATGAAGAAGATATTGATGTGGTAGCTCCTGCAGGAAATAGCGATCATGAACAATCAGATAATGTAAGTTTTCAACCAAATCTATCCGATGATAAAAAAAATAAGGAACCAATAGATGATGATGATTTTTTTGCCTCATTAAGAGAAGCAGTTAATGATGAATCTCCACTTGGGGAATCTTCTGATAAAGAAGGAAATTCAAACGGTATTTTTAAGAACTTTTTCGATAAGTAA